The Thermomonospora amylolytica sequence CTGCGCACCGCGCTCCTCGCCCTGCGCGCCCGCCATCTCCCCGATGCCCTGCCGGATCCGCGTGACCAGCCCGTTCACCGCGTCCCAGGAGCTGCCGGTCGTGCGGGCCCAGACCCGCGCCCACTCCTGCGGCCCCAGCTCGGCGTGGGCGGCGGCCCGCACGGCCTCCCACGGCCGGGTCCGGACCTCGTCCCGCACGCTCCGCCCCGCGTCGACGTCGGCGACCAGGCTCGCGACCTCGGCCACGGCGTCGCCGAGCCCCGCGTCCCGCAACGCCTGCACGTCCTGCCCGTCGCCCCCGAGCAGCACGGCGGCGATCGCCCCGGCCGCGGGCGACGGCGCCCAGACGACCCGCTGCGGACCTCTCAGCCCCGCCGCCTCGTACGCGGCCCGGACGCCCGCCTCGGCCCGTTCCCGCTCCGCCGCCCCGGTGGCGAACGCCACCGCACGCCAGTCCTCGACCATCACCGTGCTCAACAGAACTCCTTCATTACGATCTCGACGATCCCGGCCGCCTCGGCGCCCGTGCCGCAGCCCGTACGCCTTCGCGATCGGGCAACGGAGTGCTCTCGCCACCGCCCGGCCTGACCCCGTACGGCCGGGCGGCGGCGGTTCGGCGGAGACGACGCGCATGCCCGTCTCGTCCGACCCGTGCGGCCGGGTGACGGCGTCCGCGAGCCGGCTCGCCCCCGCGAAGCCGGTGTGCGGACGCGGTGGCCGGGCTCAGTCGGCGACCGGCCGGACCGCGCCGGGGACGTACTCGCGTTGGCGGATCACGCGGTACCACCCGGAGGGCAGCGTGATCGGGGCGTGTTCCTCATGGACGAGCCGGCCGCCGGAGGGCAGGTGCAGATGGTCGGGCTCCATCGGGGACCTGCCGCGGAACAGCTCGCCGGGCGCGACGATGGCGTGTGCGTGCCCGGTCGCCTCCCCGAGGGCCAGCACGATGCGTGAGCGCCCGTCGCGCGGCGCCGGCGGCGACTCCTTGACCGCCGCAGGCACCTCGTCCTCGGGCACGGGAAGGATCAGCACATCTCCCTGTCGGTACATGCCGCGCACGCTATCGACCGCCACCGACAAAATCCGGCGGCCGTCACCGGGGCTCCCGGAGCCACCCAACGTGATCCACGTCACATCGTGGCGAGTGGGTGATCATGACTCGAAACGGGATCGCCCACAGGGGATGAACCGGAAAAGAAATATCGAGATGCATATGCATTGGCATATGACCTGATGTATCCGGCGCGAGTATCCGGATCCGCGGGATGGGAACGGCCGGCGCTGCCAGACTGAGAAGTATGCGGACGCGGAGATCGTTGTCGTTCGGCGGCGCCGGGGGAATGGAGCGCGCGGGGATCCGGGGCCGGGCGGACGAGCCGGAGACGCCCCTCGGCATCCCCGTCATGCCCCGCCGGGGAGGGCCGATCGTGCTGCGCATCATGGTGGGCGCACGGCTGCGCCGGCTGCGGGAACGGAGCGGCATCTCCGCCGAGGACGCGGGTTACGCGATCCGGGCCAGCCAGTCGAAGATCAGCCGGATGGAGTCCGGCCGCGTCAGCTTCAAGCCCCGCGACGTGGCGGATCTGCTCACCCTGTACGGCGTGCTGGACGAGGAGGAGCGCAACGCCGTCCTGGAGCTGGTGCGCCACGCGAACACACCGGCATGGTGGCACCGGTACGGCGACATCCTCCCCGGGTGGCGCGAGCCGTACCTGGCATTAGAGGAGTCGGCCTCGGTCATCCGCGCGTACGAGACCCAGGGCGTTCCCGACCTGCTGCAGACCGAGGACTATGCGCGGGCCGTCACCAGGCTCCGCCGTCCCAACGCCTCCGAGGACGAGGTCGACGGCCGGGTCGACATGCGGATGCGGCGCCGGAAACTGCTGGAGCAGCCCGATCCGCCCCACCTGTGGGCGGTGGTGGACGAGGCGGTGCTCCGCCGTACCGTCGGGGACGACGGGCTCATGCGCGCCCAGTTGGAGCATCTGCTGGACACGGCGCACAACGTGCCCCACGTGACGCTGCAGATCCTCCCCTCCACGTCATCACGAGGGGTTTTCGGCGGCATCCCGTTCCGCATCCTCAGGTTCCCCGACTTCGACCTGCCCGACGTGGTTTATCTGGAGCAGCTCACCGGCGCCCTGTACCTGGACAA is a genomic window containing:
- a CDS encoding helix-turn-helix domain-containing protein; this encodes MRTRRSLSFGGAGGMERAGIRGRADEPETPLGIPVMPRRGGPIVLRIMVGARLRRLRERSGISAEDAGYAIRASQSKISRMESGRVSFKPRDVADLLTLYGVLDEEERNAVLELVRHANTPAWWHRYGDILPGWREPYLALEESASVIRAYETQGVPDLLQTEDYARAVTRLRRPNASEDEVDGRVDMRMRRRKLLEQPDPPHLWAVVDEAVLRRTVGDDGLMRAQLEHLLDTAHNVPHVTLQILPSTSSRGVFGGIPFRILRFPDFDLPDVVYLEQLTGALYLDKGDDVEAYLTLMDRLCAAALTAEESVAMLGELYAGRGG